In one Sphingomonas sp. S1-29 genomic region, the following are encoded:
- a CDS encoding acetyl-CoA hydrolase/transferase family protein, giving the protein MPRIASDRLRDRIMSADAAAALIAPGSTVGLSGFTGSGYPKAVPLALAARIEAEHSKGNPFQIRVWTGASTGPELDGALAKADGIEFRLPYNSDPIARQKINRGEMDYFDMHLSQVAPMAWQGFLGPLDTAVVEISGIRADGSLIPSSSIGNNKTWLDRADQIILEVNRWQNPALEGMHDIYYGTALPPHRVPIPLIRPDDRIGEAYFRVDPEKIVAIVETEAPDRNLPFAAPDAAAHAIAGHLIEFFAHEVARGRLPASLLPLQSGVGNIANAVLSGLVTGPFDDMTSYTEVIQDGMLDLLDSGKLRMASATAFSLSPEAAARLNADLGAYRDRMILRPQEISNHPELIRRLGCLAMNGLIEADIYGNVNSTHIMGSRIQNGIGGSRDFARNAYVSIFMTPSTAKGGAISAIVPQASHVDHISQDVQVLVTEQGLADLRGLSPKQRAALIIEKCAHPEYRPALIDYYQRARTGSYGQQTPVLPGEALSWHQRFIETGTMRM; this is encoded by the coding sequence ATGCCCCGAATTGCCAGCGACCGCCTGCGCGACAGGATCATGAGCGCCGATGCGGCCGCCGCGTTGATCGCCCCCGGCAGCACGGTGGGGCTGAGCGGCTTCACCGGCTCGGGCTATCCCAAGGCGGTGCCGCTGGCGCTCGCGGCGCGGATCGAGGCCGAGCATTCCAAGGGCAACCCGTTCCAGATCCGCGTCTGGACCGGCGCATCGACCGGCCCCGAGCTCGACGGCGCGCTCGCCAAGGCCGACGGCATCGAATTCCGCCTGCCCTATAATTCGGACCCGATCGCGCGCCAGAAGATCAATCGCGGCGAGATGGACTATTTCGACATGCACCTGAGCCAGGTCGCGCCGATGGCGTGGCAGGGGTTCCTCGGGCCGCTCGACACCGCGGTGGTCGAGATTTCGGGCATTCGCGCCGACGGATCGCTGATCCCGTCATCGTCGATCGGCAACAACAAGACCTGGCTCGATCGCGCCGACCAGATCATCCTCGAGGTCAATCGCTGGCAGAACCCCGCGCTCGAAGGGATGCACGACATTTATTACGGCACCGCGCTGCCGCCGCACCGCGTGCCGATCCCATTGATCCGCCCCGACGACCGGATCGGCGAGGCCTATTTCCGCGTCGATCCCGAAAAGATCGTCGCGATCGTCGAGACCGAAGCCCCCGACCGCAACCTGCCCTTCGCCGCGCCCGATGCCGCCGCGCATGCGATCGCCGGGCATCTGATCGAGTTCTTCGCGCACGAAGTCGCGCGCGGGCGGCTGCCGGCATCGTTGCTGCCGTTGCAATCGGGGGTGGGCAACATCGCCAATGCGGTGCTGAGCGGGCTGGTGACCGGGCCGTTCGACGACATGACCTCGTACACCGAAGTGATCCAGGACGGGATGCTCGACCTGCTCGATTCGGGCAAGCTGCGGATGGCGTCGGCGACCGCCTTTTCGCTGAGCCCCGAGGCGGCGGCGCGGCTCAACGCCGATCTGGGGGCGTATCGCGATCGAATGATCCTGCGGCCGCAGGAGATCAGCAACCATCCCGAGCTGATCCGCCGGCTGGGCTGCCTGGCGATGAACGGGCTGATCGAGGCCGACATCTATGGCAACGTCAATTCGACGCACATCATGGGATCGCGAATCCAGAACGGCATCGGCGGATCGCGCGATTTCGCGCGCAATGCCTATGTCTCGATCTTCATGACCCCCTCGACCGCCAAGGGCGGCGCGATTTCGGCGATCGTACCGCAGGCGAGCCATGTCGATCACATCAGCCAGGACGTCCAGGTGCTGGTGACCGAGCAGGGGCTGGCCGACCTACGCGGGCTCAGCCCCAAGCAGCGCGCGGCGTTGATCATCGAAAAGTGCGCGCATCCGGAGTATCGCCCGGCGCTGATCGATTATTACCAGCGCGCGCGGACGGGTTCCTACGGCCAGCAAACCCCGGTGCTGCCGGGCGAGGCTTTGTCCTGGCACCAACGCTTCATCGAGACGGGGACGATGCGGATGTAG
- a CDS encoding DUF1275 family protein produces the protein MRIRLLAASLSALAGFVDAVGFVHLGGFFVSFMSGNTTRIGVGLSERGGDAVVAGGLILSFVAGVVFGSLVGRRFGTARRRAVLALVAALLGLAALLAAWGHHGAAAVAMALAMGAENAVFAEGADIHIGLTYMTGTLVKLGQHLAIALGGGDRFGWAPYLLLWAGLLAGGILGAASYAVAGMGALWAAAAAAGIAAIVAPPVEAARVAARAHATKPNE, from the coding sequence ATGCGCATCAGGTTGCTGGCCGCTTCGCTGTCGGCGCTGGCGGGGTTTGTCGACGCGGTCGGCTTCGTCCATCTCGGCGGCTTCTTCGTCTCGTTCATGAGCGGGAACACCACGCGGATCGGGGTGGGGTTGAGCGAGCGCGGCGGTGACGCGGTGGTCGCCGGCGGGCTGATCCTGAGCTTCGTTGCGGGGGTCGTGTTCGGATCGCTGGTGGGGCGGCGTTTCGGCACCGCGCGGCGAAGGGCGGTCCTGGCGTTGGTGGCGGCGCTGCTCGGGCTGGCGGCGTTGCTCGCGGCGTGGGGCCATCACGGCGCCGCCGCGGTAGCGATGGCGCTGGCGATGGGGGCCGAGAATGCGGTGTTCGCCGAGGGCGCCGACATCCATATCGGGCTCACCTATATGACGGGAACCCTGGTGAAGCTGGGCCAGCATCTCGCGATCGCACTGGGCGGCGGCGATCGCTTCGGATGGGCACCCTATCTGCTGCTATGGGCAGGGTTGCTCGCCGGGGGGATATTGGGCGCGGCGAGCTATGCCGTCGCCGGAATGGGCGCGCTGTGGGCGGCGGCAGCGGCGGCGGGCATTGCCGCGATCGTCGCACCGCCGGTCGAGGCGGCCAGGGTCGCCGCGCGCGCACACGCTACGAAACCGAACGAATAA
- the mntR gene encoding manganese-binding transcriptional regulator MntR → MTLPEPQEHARRFARLRSAHRTETQEDYVELIADLIAETGEARATELAERLGVTPATVANTLTRLKRDGLVEMRPYRSIFLTDEGRALAARSKARHDIVVGFLLRLGVSSEIAEMDAEGLEHHLSQETLDAMQAFGTQR, encoded by the coding sequence GTGACCTTGCCCGAACCCCAGGAACATGCGCGCCGCTTCGCGCGCCTGCGCTCGGCGCACCGCACCGAAACGCAGGAGGACTATGTCGAGCTGATCGCCGATCTGATCGCCGAAACCGGCGAAGCGCGAGCGACAGAGCTGGCCGAACGGCTCGGCGTCACCCCCGCGACGGTGGCGAACACGCTCACCCGGCTCAAGCGCGACGGGCTGGTCGAAATGCGCCCCTATCGCTCGATCTTCCTGACCGATGAGGGGCGTGCGCTGGCGGCGCGATCAAAGGCACGCCACGACATCGTCGTCGGCTTCCTGCTGCGGCTGGGCGTATCGAGCGAGATCGCCGAGATGGACGCCGAGGGGCTCGAACATCACCTCAGCCAGGAAACGCTCGACGCGATGCAGGCGTTCGGCACGCAGCGATAA
- a CDS encoding Nramp family divalent metal transporter: MTDDAITPEASPAKPRGWRTQSGDSLPEVFRSIPIPRDARFWTKMGAFSGPGYLVAVGYMDPGNWATGLAGGSQFGYTLLSVVLLSNVMAILLQGLAAKLGIVTGRDLAQACRDHYSRPVGFMLWVACELAIIACDLAEVIGTAIALQLLFGIPLVWGVVITAFDVLLILLLQQRGFRKLEAFVIALLIVIGVCFAVELALAQPAIGDVLRGYIPTAQVVTNPAMLYVAIGILGATVMPHNLYLHSSIVQTRAFERDERGKREAIKYATLDSTIALMLALLINSAILILAAATFHTAGRTDVAEIGDAYQLLAPMLGVGVASTLFAVALLASGQNSTITATLAGQIVMEGFLRIRLPAWQRRLITRLLAIIPAVTVAALYGDSGTAQLLVFSQVVLSMQLPFAVIPLVAFTSDRAKMGGFANRPALKWAAWIVAAVIVTLNVKLLIDFATMI, from the coding sequence ATGACCGACGACGCCATCACGCCCGAGGCCAGCCCCGCCAAGCCGCGCGGCTGGCGGACGCAATCGGGCGACAGCCTGCCCGAGGTGTTCCGCAGCATCCCGATCCCGCGCGATGCGCGCTTCTGGACCAAGATGGGTGCCTTTTCCGGCCCCGGCTATCTGGTCGCGGTCGGCTATATGGACCCGGGCAACTGGGCCACCGGCCTCGCGGGGGGATCGCAGTTCGGCTATACCCTGTTGTCGGTCGTGCTGCTGTCGAACGTGATGGCGATCCTGTTGCAGGGGCTGGCCGCCAAGCTCGGCATCGTGACCGGGCGCGACTTGGCGCAGGCGTGCCGCGACCACTACAGCCGCCCCGTCGGTTTCATGCTGTGGGTGGCGTGCGAGCTGGCGATCATCGCCTGCGACCTGGCCGAGGTGATCGGCACCGCGATCGCGCTGCAATTGCTGTTCGGCATCCCGCTGGTCTGGGGCGTCGTCATCACAGCGTTCGACGTGCTGCTGATCCTGCTGCTGCAGCAACGCGGCTTCCGCAAGCTCGAGGCGTTCGTGATCGCGCTGTTGATCGTGATCGGGGTTTGCTTCGCGGTCGAGCTGGCGCTGGCGCAGCCCGCGATCGGCGATGTGCTGCGCGGCTATATCCCCACCGCGCAGGTCGTGACCAACCCGGCGATGCTGTACGTCGCGATCGGCATCCTGGGCGCGACGGTGATGCCGCATAATCTGTATCTCCATTCGTCGATCGTCCAGACGCGCGCGTTCGAGCGCGACGAGCGGGGCAAGCGCGAGGCGATCAAATACGCCACGCTCGACAGCACGATCGCGCTGATGCTGGCGCTGCTGATCAATTCGGCGATCCTGATCCTGGCCGCCGCGACCTTTCACACCGCCGGCCGCACCGACGTCGCCGAGATCGGCGATGCGTATCAATTGCTCGCACCGATGCTGGGGGTGGGCGTCGCCAGCACGCTGTTCGCGGTGGCGCTGCTGGCATCGGGGCAGAATTCGACGATCACCGCGACGCTCGCCGGGCAGATCGTGATGGAGGGTTTCCTGCGCATCCGCCTGCCCGCGTGGCAGCGGCGGCTGATCACCCGGCTGCTGGCGATCATCCCCGCGGTCACCGTCGCGGCGCTGTATGGCGACAGCGGCACCGCGCAATTGCTGGTGTTCAGCCAGGTGGTGCTGTCGATGCAATTGCCCTTCGCGGTGATCCCGCTGGTCGCCTTCACCAGCGATCGCGCCAAGATGGGCGGCTTCGCCAACCGCCCCGCGCTCAAATGGGCGGCGTGGATCGTCGCGGCGGTGATCGTGACGCTCAACGTGAAGCTGCTGATCGATTTCGCGACGATGATCTGA
- a CDS encoding 3-keto-disaccharide hydrolase codes for MRVHRAFAALLALGTPALAQDSQQQARAIAGEPVAAPQRLTLTDLPEPTGKRTALFDGRSLDGWTAWLGYADPAITYQANPGATPIGTSRDTKGDFAVREIDGAPAIWVKGETWGSLVHRADLRDYHLRLEFKWGARTFAPRETLPRNNGLLYHTHGAPGEVFGTWRPSSEFEIMTGSTGMIVAVGGKLRGRTTVSFDPTLIAPHLRYRAGGREIDIVNGTPTWNVEAATDAERPVGEWNTLDLYVVGDRAVHVVNGVPVAQVRDLATIAPDGTRVPLTHGQIQLQSEGAETWFRGITVEPIKALPRVVVGD; via the coding sequence ATGCGGGTTCATCGGGCATTCGCGGCGCTGCTGGCGCTTGGCACACCGGCGCTGGCGCAGGACTCACAGCAACAGGCGCGCGCGATCGCGGGCGAGCCCGTCGCCGCGCCGCAGCGGCTGACGCTCACCGACCTGCCCGAGCCGACAGGCAAGCGAACCGCGCTGTTCGACGGGCGCAGCCTCGACGGGTGGACGGCGTGGCTGGGCTATGCCGATCCCGCGATCACCTATCAGGCCAATCCCGGCGCGACGCCGATCGGCACCTCCCGCGACACCAAGGGCGATTTCGCGGTGCGCGAGATCGACGGCGCGCCGGCGATCTGGGTAAAGGGCGAGACCTGGGGCAGCCTGGTCCACCGCGCCGACCTGCGCGACTATCACCTGCGGCTCGAGTTCAAATGGGGGGCCAGGACCTTCGCCCCGCGTGAGACGCTGCCGCGCAACAACGGCCTGCTCTATCACACGCATGGCGCGCCCGGCGAAGTGTTCGGCACCTGGCGGCCATCGTCGGAGTTCGAGATCATGACCGGATCGACCGGGATGATCGTCGCGGTGGGCGGCAAGCTGCGCGGGCGCACCACTGTAAGCTTCGATCCGACGCTGATCGCGCCGCATCTGCGCTACCGCGCGGGCGGGCGTGAGATCGACATCGTCAACGGCACCCCGACCTGGAATGTCGAGGCGGCGACCGACGCCGAGCGCCCGGTGGGCGAATGGAACACGCTGGACCTGTACGTGGTGGGCGACCGCGCGGTGCATGTCGTCAACGGCGTCCCGGTGGCACAGGTCCGCGACCTGGCGACGATCGCCCCCGACGGCACCCGCGTGCCGCTGACGCATGGCCAAATCCAGTTGCAGTCGGAGGGGGCGGAGACGTGGTTTCGGGGGATCACGGTGGAGCCGATCAAGGCGCTGCCGCGGGTTGTGGTGGGGGATTGA